From the Aquirufa lenticrescens genome, the window ACGCGGTACCTCGCCCACTAATTTCCATCCAGCTAACTTAAATAATACATCAAAAATGGGACTACTAACTAACATAAGTATCTAAAATTTCTTGAATTTGATTGTAGGAACGGCTTGGATCAATTAAATAGGACTGAATCCCCATTGATTTAGCGGAATTAATATTAGCGACATTATCATCAAAAAACAATACCTCTTCCGGAACAAATCCTTGTTCGTTCAAAACCTGTTGATAAATAGCTGTATCAGGCTTCACTAAACCCATTTCGAAAGAATAATATACCTGATCAAATAGACTGAAAAGATTTTGCCCTTCAGGCCCTAAAGCGACTTTTGTAAATCGTTCAGCATGTATAGAACTAGTATTGCTTAAAAGAATTAGGTAAAACTGAGATTTAAGTGAAGCTATCCACTCGTATACTCCCGCATGAAAGTCTAATAATAGCGCAGAAAAGGAATTATC encodes:
- a CDS encoding HAD family hydrolase — translated: MAAPKAILFDLGNVLLTIDLSLTYEAFSTYSSLSSSEIASVIMEHQLWVPYEAGKQNDAEFRDFLRERLDLTISDTDFDNSFSALLLDFHAGVYEWIASLKSQFYLILLSNTSSIHAERFTKVALGPEGQNLFSLFDQVYYSFEMGLVKPDTAIYQQVLNEQGFVPEEVLFFDDNVANINSAKSMGIQSYLIDPSRSYNQIQEILDTYVS